The Myxococcales bacterium genome includes the window CGCGCGCCTCGGTCGTGAGCTCATCATAGTGGCTCCAACACACCGGCACATAGTGTTCATTGCCGCCGAGCAAGACCTGGGGACCATCGATGGCCGCGACGCCATCGACCAGGCGCAGGTTGCAGGTCGCCTTGCGATGACAACGCACGCAGGTCACCTTGATTTCTTCGAGCGCATCGGCGACTTCCATCAAGCGTTGCGCGCCGGGAAAGAGGCGGGTGCGAAAGTCGGTGCGCAGGCCATAGCAAATCACGGGCACGCCGGGCGAGATGGTGATGCGGCGAAACGCGTCGATGATCGCGGGGCTTAAGAACTGCGCCTCGTCGACCAAGATGCAATCGACACCGGCAAACTGATCGGGCGACAGCACGGTGTCCGCATCGATCATGATATCGGCCCGCGCCTCGAGGCCCGCGCGCGACGCGATCAGATCGGCGCCGAAGCGGTCGTCGAGGCGCGGCTTAACCAGCACGACGCGCTTGCCCTGGCTGCGATAATTGTGCGCGACGGCCAAGAGGTTGAGCGTCTTGGCGCTGTCCATGGTGCCGTATCGAAAATAGAGTTTCGCCACGGGGCGTAGCTTACCCGGTTGGGCTGATAGCACCATCAGACGCCGGGCCATGACGTCGCCTCAATTAGCGAATTGGGGCCGGATCGCGCGATCATTTCGCTTGTGCCTGGGCCGCAAACTGCCTAAAAAAGAACATGGCAAATTCACGAGGCGGATGGCGCGGCGCGCTAATGGTGCTGTCGATGGCGCTCCACGCCTGCGCCACCGCAGATACCACCCTTGGGCCGCAGCCAGATGGCCCTCCCCCGGTTGATGCCGCGCCCGACAGCCCTGGGGAGGATGGGCCAGCCGACGCAACACCCGATAGCTCCCCTGATAGCTCACCCGATGGCAGCCCAGACGCGGCTCCGGATGCGGGGCCCGGCGATGCGTGCGCCACCGCACAAAATATTACGGCCGCCGCTTCGCAAGCGGGTGGCACCACGATCAACGGCACTACCACGGGCGGCGTCGATAACGTGCTGACGCCATCTACGTGCACTGGCTATGGAACCGATGGCCCCGATGATGTGTACGCGATCACCGTGATTGCAGGGGATGTCGTGTCGATCACAATGGACCCCACAACCTCATGGGACGCTAGCGTTCAGTTAGTGGCGGCTTGCGGGGAGGTGTCCTGCCTTGCCGGTACTGACGGCGGCCTATCCGGCATCACGGAGCTGGTGCAGCACACCTTCACCGCGGCAGGCACGTTTTACGTCGTCGCGGATAGCTGGGACTCAGGCGTGAGCGGCCCCTATGCCCTTACCGTTATCATCACGCACCCGTAGTCGCGCTGAGCCTGATGGGACATGAGCCATGCACCGGCTCGCGGCCACGTAAGCGCGGTTTGTGCTTGCGCAGCAGCCGCGGCCAGGGTTATGTCCGACCCATAATGAGCAAGCATACGGGGCCAAGCGGGTGGGTCGGGCGGATGGCGTTGGCGGTCCTCGCGCTGGGCTTGTGCCACTGTGCCGAAGCAAAATTCGAAGTCATTGCGGCGCCGGATGCACCGCCACCGCCAAACCCACCTACCGACGCGCCACCCGAGGACGCGCCCGTGGTGCCTGATGCGCCCTCGCTCGATGCCCCCATTGATGCGCTACCTGATAGTGGATCGAGCGATGCGGGTGCAGACGCATCGACTGACGGACCTGTTGATGGCGGCACTGATGGCCCGGTTGACGCGCCCGTCGATGCACCGCCGCCGCCGCCCGGCGACGTCTGCGCCACGGCCTTCGATATTACGGCGCAGGCCAAGCTCGCCGGCGGCTATGCGGCGCAGGCCACGACGCTTGGCTTTAACAGCGACGAATACAATAGTTGCGGTTTTGGTTCGTACGCGGGGCTCGACCGCGTGTATCGCTTCGACCTCGCCGTAGGCGACATCTTGACGGTGCTGGCGGCGCCTACCGGCGGCAGTGGCGTCGACATGGCGCTGTCCCTAAACAATGGCTGCGGCTCGGCCGACATCTGCGCGAACGCTGCGGACTCGGGGTTCACCGACGATCAAGAGGTGATGGTGTGGATCGCCGACGCGACGTCCACGTTCTATCTCTATGTCGATGCCTATTACATCAACACCGGCGGCACGTTCTCGCTCAACGTTATCATCAGCACGCCGCCGCCGCCGACGCCGTAAGGCCAAGCGCGCTAGGGCGCAGGCGCCGTCAGGCCAACGCCAAGCTCAGCCAGCGCCAGGTCGCGCTGCGCACTGCTGATATAACGCTGCGCATGCATGCTACGCACTAAGCGCGCGGCGCGTCGACCCAGCCACGCGGCGCGCACGCTGGGATTGCGGCGAAAAGGATTGGGCAGGGCGACGGCGAGGCGCGCCGCTTGCGCGGGCGACAGCTCGCGCGCGGATCGCTTGTAGTAGCGCCGGCTGGCCGCCTCGATGCCAAAGATGCCGTCGCCCCACTCTGCGAGGTTGAGATAAAGCTCCAGGATGCGTTCCTTGGACAGATCGCGCTCGAGCCGCATCGCGATCAATAATTCGCGCGCCTTGCGAATATAGGTGCGGTCCGGCGAGAGGTAGAGGTTTTTTGCGAGCTGCTGTGTGATGGTCGAGCCCCCGCGCTGGGTGGCCTCCACGCCAGCTTCAAGCGCCGACTCGGCCGCGGCCTCGAGCGCATCCATGTCAAAGCCGTCGTGCCGCCAGAACGTATCATCCTCGGCGAGCACCACGGCGTGGCGCATGAACGGCGAAATCTCATCGAGGCGACGCCAGGTCCATTGCAGTCGCCATGGCTTTTTGCTCGCGGCCGCCGCCTGTTTTCGCATCTCGATAAAAGCGCTTGTGGGAGGATTGTGCGCGGCGAGCCGTGTGACGCTGGGCACCGACCACCAAAAACCGAGGGTGACTATGGCGCCGACGAGCGTGAGGAGTTCGGCCATCCGCGCAAGCCATCGGCCCAGCACGCGCGACCAAGACCGAGGCGACGCCCCACGCACCGCCGCTGCCTTTCGGGAGGCCGATACGTGTTGCTTTGCCTTGCCCATGCGCGTCGCCCGAAACCAGATGCCTACCAGATCTGCGCGGCCCGCGCTATTGACAGCATTGGACCATCGGGGTACGAAACCGCCGATCGCTTGGGGTTATAGCTCAGTTGGTAGAGCGCTAGAATCGCACTCTAGAGGTCAGGGGTTCGAGACCCCTTAACTCCACAAGCATTAGGGTTGGGTTTGGCGGCCACGTCGCTTCCGCGGCGGGGCGCCTGGCGCTAAAACGTCGTGGTGCTCGGTGCCACGGAATTATCAGCGATTGCCAAGCTCGCGCGGTTGCACTTAGACGCCGCGGAGCAACACGAGCTCGCCGGCGAACTAACCGACGTGCTGGCCCACATGGCGGTACTCGCCGCGGTGAACACCGAGGGCATCGCCCCCATGATCTACGGCGCCGCGCCCCACGCGGGAGGCGAGGCCGCGAACACAAGTGGCGGCGACACCGTCGCCGAAGACGTCTTGCCGGTCGCGGTCGCGGTCGGCGGCGCCGCGGTGGTGCGCGCCGGGCAATTTGTCGTGCCTAACGTCATGCCGGAGCGGCCGTGAGCGCCGAGGTGTTGACATGGAGCGTGCGCCACATGCGCGGCGCGGTTGCGCGCGGCGAGATCAGCGCCCGCGCGTTGGCGGAAACGTATCTGACGCGGATCGCGGCGCAAAACGACGTGCTTGGCGCCTACCTCGCCGTGCCTCGCGATGGCGAGCATAGCGCGATGGCCGTCGCCGAAGCCGTCGATCACAAGCGTGCGCGTGGCGAGGCCTTGGGCACGCTGGCCGGCGTGCCGCTCGGCATCAAAGATGTCATCGTAACGCGCGGGGTGGCGACGACGGCAGGATCAAAACTATTGCAAGACTGGGTCCCGCCCTACGACGCAACGGTGATGACGCGGCTGCGCGGGCAAGACGCGGTCATGCTTGGCAAGCTCAATTGCGACGAGTTCGCGATGGGCAGCAGCAACGAGCACTCGGCCTATGGGCCTTGCAAAAATCCATGGGACCTGACGCGCGTACCAGGCGGCAGCTCGGGCGGCAGCGCCGCGGCGGTTGCGGCGGGCTTGTGTGCGGCCAGCCTTGGGAGCGATACCGGTGGCTCGATTCGCCAACCGGCGGCCTTTTGCGGCATCGCCGGGCTAAAACCAACGTATGGCTTGGTGTCGCGCTATGGCCTCATTGCCTTCGCGTCGTCGCTTGATCAGATAGGCCCGATGGGGCGTCACGTCGACGATCTAGCGATCTTGCTCGAGGCAATGATCGCGCATGATCCGCACGATGGCACAAGCGTCGCCGCGCCGCAGGCCGAGCGCGTGGTGCGCGAAATCGCGGCCCATTCGCCCCACGCTGGCTCGTTGCAGGGGCTGCGCGTCGGCTTGCCGCGCGAATACATGGAGGGCGAGGTCGCGCCCGCGATTGCCACCGCGGTTGCCGCCGCCGCCACCATGTTGCGCGACGCGGGCGCCGACGTGGTGGAAATGTCTTTGCCGCATACGACCTTGGCCTTGCCGACCTACTACCTCATCGCACCGGCGGAGGCCTCGGCCAACCTCGCGCGGTTCGACGGCATTCGCTATGGCAAAAACCTCGCGGACGCCGCCGCCCCGCTTACGGAGATGTATGAACAAACGCGCGGCCGTGGCTTTGGCCCCGAGGTAAAGCGCCGCATCATGCTCGGCACGTATGCGCTGCGCACCGGCTATTACGACGCCTATTTCAAGAAGGCACAGCAAGTGCGCGCGCTGATTCGCCAAGACTTCATCGACATGCCGGTCGACATGGTGCTAACGCCGACGACACCGACCACAGCGTTTCGCGCCGGCGAAAAAAGCGATCCGGTGGCGATGTATCTCGCCGATATCTTCACCTTGGCGTGCAATCTCGCCGGCGTGCCTGGCATGTCGGTGCCGGTGGCCATGGCCGACGGTCTGCCCATTGGGGTGCAGCTGATGGGCAAATGGTTTGGCGAGGCAAAGCTGCTGCGCGCCGGCGCGGTAATTGAGGCGGGCGCGGGCATGGTGACGTTGCGGCCACCGATGATGGCCAAGCAGGAGGCCGCGTGAGCGATGCGGCGATGCCCCTGGCTCAGGGCGCGTGGGAAGCGGTCATTGGCCTCGAGGTGCACGTGCAGCTCGCCACCACGCACAAACTACTCTCGCGGGTCCCCGTCGCCTTTGGCGCTGATCCGAACGAGCTGACTAGCCCCGTGGTACTCGGTTTGCCCGGTGCGTTGCCGGTGCTCAATCGCGAGGCGGGGCTGCTCGCGGCAAGGCTCACGCTGGCAGTGGGCGGCACGCTCAACCAAACGTCGAATTTTTCTCGCAAGCAGTATTTTTACCCAGATTTGCCCAAGGGCTATCAAATTACGCAGTGGGACCTGCCGATCTGCGAGGGCGGGGCGGTGGAATACTTTGCCGGAACCGAGGTGGCATCGGCGCAGCTGGCGCGCATCCACATGGAAGAAGATGCCGGCAAGAGTACGCATGCGGGGGCACATTCCCTTGTCGACTTAAATCGCGCTGGCGTGCCGCTGGTTGAAGTGGTTACCACGCCGTGCATGAGCTCGGCGGCGCAGGCCGCAGAGTTTATGCGCGCGCTGCATCGCTTAGTGGTGGCGCTTGGCGTGTGTCATGGCGACCTGGAAAAAGGCCAGCTGCGTTGCGACGCCAACGTGTCAATTCGCCGCGTCGGCGCCACCGCCCTAGGCACCCGCACCGAGCTTAAAAATATCAATTCGTTTCGCTTCGTCGAGCGCGCGATCGAACACGAAATCGCGCGACAAATTGCCTTGGTCGAGGCCGGCGGCGTGGTGACCCAGGAAACGCGGCTATGGGATCCGGACCACGCCGTATCGGTGCCGATGCGCAGCAAAGAGGAAGCCAACGACTATCGCTACATGCCGGATCCGGATCTGCCGCCGCTCGTGCTTACCAACGACGAGATCGCGCACTTGCGCGTCGCGCTGCCGGAACTGCCGATGGCCACCTATCGGCGCTATGTGGCGGCGGGGCTGGCGAGCGATGACGCCAAGACCCTGGTCGCCGCGCCGGAGCTCGCGGCCTATCTCGACGACGCGTGCGCCGCCGAGCAGGCGCTCGCGCCCAAGACCTTGGCTAATTGGATCGTCAGCGAGCTGGTCGGCGCGCTCGGCGCGCGCGGGCTGCTGCTCGCCGATTGCCCGGTCACGCCGCCGCGGCTGGCAGCCTTGGTTGCCTTGGTCCACAGCGAGGCCATCAGCGGCAAGATTGGCAAAGATGTCGTGGTCGCGATGTTCGACGACGTGCGCGAACCCGCGGCGATCGTCGAGGCCAACGGCTGGTCGCAGATTCGCGACGAGGCGGCCATCGCCGCGGTCGCGCAGCGCATCGTCCTAGCCAACGCGCGTCAGGCCGAAGCCTACCGCGCTGGCAACGACAAGCTCATCGGCTTCTTCGTCGGCCAGGTGCTCAAGGAATTCGGCGGCCGCGCCGATCCAAAAATTGTGCAGCGCTTGGTGCGCGAGGCGTTGCTCGCTGGTGGCGCCCCGGGCGCTTAGCCGCGTGCCCCAGCCGCCTTGGGCGCGAATTGGCCGCGGGCTCTAATTGCATGCCTCGGGCGCTGCCGGTAGGTTTGCGCCATGCTCGACCCAGCCAAGATGGATGCCGTATTGCGCCGTGGTGGCGATGTCGCCACGGTCGTCGCGGGGTGGCGCGCGGCTGACGAACGCCGTCGCAAACTGCAAGGCGACCTAGATACGCTGCGCCAGGCGCGCAACGGCGCCAACGACAAGATGGCCAGGCTCGATAAGAAATCGCCGGAGTTTGCCGCCGCGCGCGATGAACTTAAAGATCTATCGGGGCGCATCAAGAGCGGCGAGGGAGAGCTCGCGCAGCTCGAAGCGCAGTGCGACGCGGCGCTGGTCAATATTCCTAATGCGCCCCATCCGTCTGTGCCCGAGGGCGGCGGCGAAGGCGGCAACACCGTGCTGCACACGTGGGGGGACAAACCGACGTTCGCGTTCGAGCCAAAGGCGCACTGGGACTTGGGCGAGGCGCTCGGTATCCTCGATTTCGCGACGGGCGCCAAAATCTCGGGCGCGCGCTTCACGGTGCTGCGCGATTGGGGCGCCCGGCTCACCCGCGCGCTGATGAACTACATGATCGACAGCCACACCAGCCGCGGCTATCGCGAGGTGTGGCCGCCTGCCTTGGTCAAGCGCGCCTCGCTCGAGGGCACCGGCCAGCTACCAAAGTTTGCGGCCGACGTGTTTAAAATCGAGCGTCTCGAGGGCAACGAGCCGAGTGAGCAACTGCCCGCAAACGATTTGTTTTTGTCGCCGACCGCGGAGGTGCAGGTCACCAACATGTATCGCGACGAAATCTTCGAAGCCGACGCGGTGCCGGCTTACTTCTGCGCGTACTCGCCATGTTTTCGCGCCGAGGCGGGCGCCTATGGCAAGGATACGCGTGGCCTAATTCGCCAACACCAATTCGACAAGGTCGAGCTGGTGAAATTTGTTGCGCCCGAGACCAGCTACGACGAGCTCGACCGCTTACGCGCCGATGCCGAGCACATCTTGCAGGGCCTTGGCCTTCACTACCGCGCGATGACGCTTTGCACGGGCGACCTCGGCTTTGGCGCGGCCAAGACCTACGATCTCGAGGTCTGGTTGCCGGGGCAAAACGCCTACCGCGAGATCTCGTCATGCTCGAACTTCGAAGACTTCCAGGCACGCCGCGCCAAAATCCGATATCGCCCCGCAGCGGGGGAAAAGCCGCGCCCGCTGCACACCATCAATGGGTCGGGCCTGGCCATTGGGCGCACGCTGGTGGCAATTATCGAGCAATATCAACAAGCCGACGGATCGGTGTTGGTGCCGCCGGCGCTGCGCCCGTATGTCGGCGGAATTGAACGAATTACCAAACTTTGAGGAACCCAGTTAGCTGGGCAGGTGTCCCAAGAGTAGGTACATTGTGACCAACATGTCCGACGATCTCCCTCAACGCTCGGCGCAACCGCTGGATCCGGAGCTCATCGCGCTCAGCCGACCGCGTCCGACGATCACGATGATCACGGCGGCGGCGGTGGTCCTCGTCGCCGTGGTGCTGTTGTGGCGCACCAATGCCGATCGGAAGTTTGTTTGGCGCGCCGGTGAGGTCACGACCATCACGGCACGTGGTGCAGGCGCCGCCCACGTGGAGTCCATGGTGAAGCTGCCTGAGGCGACGCTCGACTATGGCAGCGCGCTCCGCATTCGCACCGGCAAGCACGATCGAGGGATACGGCTGGCGCCGGTCGGTGGCAGCAACTTATCCCTGTGGGTGGCCGCCGATGGCCACGCGTGGAGCGCGCCGAACGTCGCGGAAGCCGACCGCCCAGCCGCGCAAGCCGTCGCCTACCAAGGACGATTGCGTAGGATCGCGGACACCAAGTTCGCCGACCAGCTCACGGCTTATATGAAGCAGCCGCAGCCGGTTGCCTTTGCTGCCGCCGACTTGCGCGCGGCGCTGGCATCGGGCGCATCATCGATTATATCGGTGACTGGCGATGCGATTGCTATGCCTCCGCCGGCCACCAAGCTCGAGTTCGAGGTTGCAAATCCCGGCGCCGTGCAGTTGCAGTGCGTGTTTGTCGCCAAACATGTCGATGTCGCGGCGTGGAGGCAGAAGCTGCAGACCGTGCTTGGCGTCGATGTTGGCGCGCCGGTAGCGGAAACGCCGTACGTCGCCACGTTTCGCCTCGACGCGCTGCCGCCTGCGCTGCCGACGCCGGCCGCGGTGACGCAGGCGCTAGCTGCTGCCGGCCTGGCATGGACGGTGGAAGTTTCGCCGGCGATGGTGCGCCACGTCGCGACGCTGGCGGAGGTAGCCGCGGCCAATGATGTTGTCCGCATTTCGGATAACGTGGCACTGGCCTGGCGCGATATCGACGTGGTCGCGTTGTGGCTGCCGCGCGCGGTGCCCAGCGATGCGCGCGTTATCCTGGTTCACGACGACGGGTCTACCTATTGGTACATCACGCCGCTGGTGATCGCATTGGTCATCTTGCTTGGGCTATTTATTTGGGCCTTTGTGCGCGCGTGGCGCTACGAGGCGCAAGAAGCCCGCGCGCAACAGTTGCTGCGCGATTTGCAGCGCAATTCGGTTGCCTAGGGCTAGCGCAGCGGCGTGTCGGTGCGGCGATACAGCATGCGCCAAATCGGTAGGCCGGTCTGCTCGGCGTTCATCTCGCGCCATGAGCGCACGCCAAACGGATGCCGGCCGCGCCAAAATCGCCACGGTTCGTGCTGATTAACGAAATAGGCCTCCAGGCCCTCAAACAACGCCAGCGACTCGATCGCGAGCTCCCAGACGTCGGTCTGCATCAGCACGTCACCGCCAGGCTTGGTCATGCGCGCGACGCTGCGCATGAGGACGTCGTCGACCATGCGTCGTTTGTGGTGCCGGCGTTTAAACCACGGGTCGGGAAAATTAATGTAGACGCGATCGACGCTCGCCTCGGGAAACAGCATGTCGGCGTGCACCTGGGCGTGGCAAAATACGGCGTGCACCGGCGCGCCTGTGGTAGCCGCTTGCTTGTTCACGAGGTCGACGAGGTCCTCGCGGATTTCG containing:
- a CDS encoding thymidine kinase: MAKLYFRYGTMDSAKTLNLLAVAHNYRSQGKRVVLVKPRLDDRFGADLIASRAGLEARADIMIDADTVLSPDQFAGVDCILVDEAQFLSPAIIDAFRRITISPGVPVICYGLRTDFRTRLFPGAQRLMEVADALEEIKVTCVRCHRKATCNLRLVDGVAAIDGPQVLLGGNEHYVPVCWSHYDELTTEARVQLSLPQSAGTDSRAPR
- the mtgA gene encoding monofunctional biosynthetic peptidoglycan transglycosylase — its product is MAELLTLVGAIVTLGFWWSVPSVTRLAAHNPPTSAFIEMRKQAAAASKKPWRLQWTWRRLDEISPFMRHAVVLAEDDTFWRHDGFDMDALEAAAESALEAGVEATQRGGSTITQQLAKNLYLSPDRTYIRKARELLIAMRLERDLSKERILELYLNLAEWGDGIFGIEAASRRYYKRSARELSPAQAARLAVALPNPFRRNPSVRAAWLGRRAARLVRSMHAQRYISSAQRDLALAELGVGLTAPAP
- the gatA gene encoding Asp-tRNA(Asn)/Glu-tRNA(Gln) amidotransferase subunit GatA, which encodes MRGAVARGEISARALAETYLTRIAAQNDVLGAYLAVPRDGEHSAMAVAEAVDHKRARGEALGTLAGVPLGIKDVIVTRGVATTAGSKLLQDWVPPYDATVMTRLRGQDAVMLGKLNCDEFAMGSSNEHSAYGPCKNPWDLTRVPGGSSGGSAAAVAAGLCAASLGSDTGGSIRQPAAFCGIAGLKPTYGLVSRYGLIAFASSLDQIGPMGRHVDDLAILLEAMIAHDPHDGTSVAAPQAERVVREIAAHSPHAGSLQGLRVGLPREYMEGEVAPAIATAVAAAATMLRDAGADVVEMSLPHTTLALPTYYLIAPAEASANLARFDGIRYGKNLADAAAPLTEMYEQTRGRGFGPEVKRRIMLGTYALRTGYYDAYFKKAQQVRALIRQDFIDMPVDMVLTPTTPTTAFRAGEKSDPVAMYLADIFTLACNLAGVPGMSVPVAMADGLPIGVQLMGKWFGEAKLLRAGAVIEAGAGMVTLRPPMMAKQEAA
- the gatB gene encoding Asp-tRNA(Asn)/Glu-tRNA(Gln) amidotransferase subunit GatB encodes the protein MPLAQGAWEAVIGLEVHVQLATTHKLLSRVPVAFGADPNELTSPVVLGLPGALPVLNREAGLLAARLTLAVGGTLNQTSNFSRKQYFYPDLPKGYQITQWDLPICEGGAVEYFAGTEVASAQLARIHMEEDAGKSTHAGAHSLVDLNRAGVPLVEVVTTPCMSSAAQAAEFMRALHRLVVALGVCHGDLEKGQLRCDANVSIRRVGATALGTRTELKNINSFRFVERAIEHEIARQIALVEAGGVVTQETRLWDPDHAVSVPMRSKEEANDYRYMPDPDLPPLVLTNDEIAHLRVALPELPMATYRRYVAAGLASDDAKTLVAAPELAAYLDDACAAEQALAPKTLANWIVSELVGALGARGLLLADCPVTPPRLAALVALVHSEAISGKIGKDVVVAMFDDVREPAAIVEANGWSQIRDEAAIAAVAQRIVLANARQAEAYRAGNDKLIGFFVGQVLKEFGGRADPKIVQRLVREALLAGGAPGA
- the serS gene encoding serine--tRNA ligase, which translates into the protein MLDPAKMDAVLRRGGDVATVVAGWRAADERRRKLQGDLDTLRQARNGANDKMARLDKKSPEFAAARDELKDLSGRIKSGEGELAQLEAQCDAALVNIPNAPHPSVPEGGGEGGNTVLHTWGDKPTFAFEPKAHWDLGEALGILDFATGAKISGARFTVLRDWGARLTRALMNYMIDSHTSRGYREVWPPALVKRASLEGTGQLPKFAADVFKIERLEGNEPSEQLPANDLFLSPTAEVQVTNMYRDEIFEADAVPAYFCAYSPCFRAEAGAYGKDTRGLIRQHQFDKVELVKFVAPETSYDELDRLRADAEHILQGLGLHYRAMTLCTGDLGFGAAKTYDLEVWLPGQNAYREISSCSNFEDFQARRAKIRYRPAAGEKPRPLHTINGSGLAIGRTLVAIIEQYQQADGSVLVPPALRPYVGGIERITKL
- a CDS encoding methyltransferase domain-containing protein: MAASFDVFRGSPPVLDLTRPIEVEIGCAEAQFLFERAAVDPQRQYVGLEIREDLVDLVNKQAATTGAPVHAVFCHAQVHADMLFPEASVDRVYINFPDPWFKRRHHKRRMVDDVLMRSVARMTKPGGDVLMQTDVWELAIESLALFEGLEAYFVNQHEPWRFWRGRHPFGVRSWREMNAEQTGLPIWRMLYRRTDTPLR